The nucleotide window TTTCAGAATATGCATCTGGTACATATAAAAATCCCAAAGGGTCTGCCCAATTTTGTTCAGATCATCCTGAGAGTTGTTCTTTCCGGTAAATTCCGAAAAGTGGATTCCCGACATCCAGTCCATTGTAATAATTTTCTCGCAAGAATACTCCGGATAATAATTAGGAAATTTTAAATTCGGAAGATGGCTGCATTCTTCCGCAAAATGCTGGCTTCTGATAAGCTCTAGATTATAATCCGTTTCTTCGAACAATTTGTCTTCTACTTCCTGAAAATAAGATTCAGAACCCTCTTTTTTTATGTTGAACATTTTCATTGCGATGGGCCTTACCATTTTCAGATCGCTGGAAATGCTTTCTCTCACTCCCGGATACTGAATTTTAACAGCCAGCTTCTGATGGCCTTTTCTGGCAGTATGAACCTGTCCTATACTTGCCGCGTTTACAGATTCAGAAGAAAACGCATCAAATAGATCTTCAGGATTTTTTCCAAAATATTTTCTAAATGTTTTCTTCACAAGAGCACCGGAAAGTGGTGGGACCGAAAACTGAGAAAGCGAGAATTTTTCTACATATTCTACCGGAAGAATGTTTTTTTCCATGCTCAGCATTTGGGCCACCTTCAGGGCAGAGCCCTTTAATTCCTTCAGAGAATCGTAAATATCTGTTGCGTTATTCTCATTCAGAATTTTACGAGCTTTTTCTTCATCTTTCGTGATTTTATTTCCGTAATATTTCAGGTAGTTGACACCCACTTTCGCACCTGCTTTCAACAGGCTGCCCGTGCGTTCAATTTTTCCTGTGGGAATTTTATCTAATGTTTTCATTTTAATTTCTGTCAGGTATTTTTTTATTATTTTACAGCTGTTTCTCTGACGCCTTTATTAAAAGCCAGGAGAATAAAAACTATCATCAGCTTATGGTAAATTTTTCTTTCCAAAGGAATTTGCCAAGATCAAATACCTTCTTTAACGGTTCATTATCCATAAGTGTGAAACCCGTATCGATAGTCTTTTCGATGAAAATATCTGTCTTTTCAAAATCAGGGGAAGTGTCTTTTATCCAGAACTCAATAGAGGAAATTAAATGAAGCCAAAGAGCTTCATATCTCGTTTTTTCGCTGAGTTTTTGAATATCTTGTTTCGCTTTCTCAATGATTTCCCACTTATCAAAATTCAGAGTACTGATGAATTCCTTATGCGTTTCACGCAGGCTATTAAGCACCTTAATTTTTTGAAATTTATCAGTTCCTAAAATCAATAATACCAATGATCGGTTCATGGTAAGGTTTTCAAAGAAAATATAATAGACATTCAGAAGCTTTTCTTTGGTTGCCAACTGGTCTGAAAAATTGATTTCAGAAGAAAGTTGCCATGATTTTATGAAAAGATGATTCAGTATTTCTTTTTCAATTTGTTCAAACCCCGCGAAGTAGTGATAAAATTCTTTTTCTTCAAAATCATTTTCCTTAGCGAACAGATAAATGTTTTTCGGTTTTTCTCCATATTTCAAAAGATAGTCACCGTATAGTTCAACTATTTTTTCCTTTGTGTTATTGGATTTTTCTTGCATAACTGAATTTATTTGCAATAAAATTAGTACTTTATTTTATCATTATTTAAAATAAAGTATAAATTTTTACTATTGTGATCTTTTGATTTTTTAAATAACTTTATTATCACTGCAGACAAGTAAAAGATTTAGAATTTTATGAAGAAGACAAAAAGTAGAAGGAAATAAGATATAAGTAGTTGGACTTAAAAGAGATCACAGCAATTTCTAATGTAAGAGTTTGATATTTAATTCTGATACTGTCAATCTTATATGCTTGCATAACAAGCTATGAAGAAGGCAAAATGAATTGGAGTGTTATTTTCCCTTGTTTAGATATTGTGGCGTTGAATTTTTCAAAGAATAACAATGCCATGATTTTCCACTTAATTTAGAGTAATGATAATTATCAAAAAAGCAAAAGAGCTGTAATTAATTACAGCTCTTTTGTAGATTTTTAAGCGTTTTAAAAATTTTACACTCTGTGGAGAATACGGGATTCGAACCCGTGACCTTTTGACTGCCAGTCAAACGCGCTAGCCAACTGCGCCAATCCCCCGAATTATTTAAAGCGGTACAAAAGTAAGTATTTAAATGAAACCTGCAAATATTTATGTCTTTTTATTGAATAAAAATAGAATAAAACGATAAGTAATAAGAGAAAAGTTTCTATTCTAGGCTGAATTGCCTTTTATTTAATCAGAATTATTAAAATGATAAAGAAATAAAACATCGCCCACATAGGCAGGTTTTGTTTCACCTTCAATAATTAATTTTGCCTCAACAATCACTTTTACAGTTCCCCTCAGGTTACAGATAGATTTTGCATAGGCTTGCAGTTGTACATGGTTGTTTACAAGGACAGGTTGCCCAAATCTGAAATTTTCGATGCCATAATTAATTTCCATTTTTACATTTCTAACATCCGCTATCTGCTTCCATAAATAGGGTATAAGTGACAGAGTCAGATAGCCATGGGCAATTGTTGACTTAAAGGGACAGTCTTTTTTTGCTTTCTCCTGATCGATATGAATCCATTGATGGTCCAATGTTGCATCAGCAAATTTATTAATCTGCTCCTGATCAATGGTATGCCAGTCTGATACACCGATTAACTTACCTTCAAATGCCTTATATTCTTCAAAACTATTGATAATGACCATAAATGTTGTTGATTATATTCTAATGAAAATCTCGAAACCTGTAATATGATTTCAAACATCCGGCCAAAATCTGTCGCAGTGTGGTACCTGCTTAAATTTTCAACTGATGGAAAATAATGTAAGAGAATCTGGCTTGCATATTGTTAAACTTATTATTGTATTGCAAGAAGTATATTTTTCACTAAACGGCTTGGTTTTTGCAATTTTTTACACGTAATGTATTGGTTTGATATATTCATAGAAACAAATACTCTATTACAGGAGAATATTTGAAATCTATATTGGGGAAAAGGAACCAATTTTAAAAAATACCTTAGATCAGTTTTTGATGGAGCTATATAAAGAGAACAAATTTTAAACTAGATTTTTAACAATAAAAAATTAAGGCTATGAACGTTAAACGAACATTTGGAACTATATTGACTATTCTGGGAATTGCAGGTTTAATTTATACCGGATATGAGCTCATCAATAAAAGTGCTGCTTACATCACATTGGGCGTTATAGGAGTTCTCGGACTCATATTCTTCTTTTCCGGGATAGGGCTTGTCAAAAATACCAAAGACGAAGCATAATCTACTTAAAAAAACAGGAAACAGGATTGCAAGCCAGAAAAACTTCTGGTAATGATTTTATATTGTGTTTACTATTCACATATATTTCTCATCGTTACCAGCTGTTTACTCCATTTTCCAGTGCCTTTACATAATTTTCCTGATTAAAGGAATAGAGATCCTGTGCTTTATGGGCACCTCCTTTTCGTTGCTCATCAAGCTTGGTTAAAATTCCCAGGTTCTTTATTTTTCTGTAGAAATTACCCCTGTTCAGACTTCTTCCTAAAATCGTTTCATACAATCGCTGCAATTCTGTCATGGTAAATTTCTCCGGCAGTAAATTGTAGCCGATTGGCTTGTAGGTTATTCGTTCCCTGAGTGTCAGCAGAGCTTTTAAAATAATCTGTTTGTGGTCCATAGTAATCTGATAATGATCGAGGTTATTAACGTCGAGCCATTCAAATTCTTCACTCAGTTCATCTGCTTTTGGAGAAACGTCATGATAGTTTACCAATGCATAATAACCAATTGAAATAAACCTTTGCTTATGCCACAAGTTGTCATCATAATCACTGAAAACTTCCTCACTTCGGCCATTCTTTCCAAAAACGGAAAACTCTTCCAGAAATATATCCGTAACACCGGCGCGCTCGCTTAAAATTCTTACCGCTGCATCATCAATATTTTCTTCTTTCTTCAGGTAGCCGCCTGGCAGAAACCATTGTTTGTTAAACTTCATCTTTATAGCCAGCACTTTAAGTTCGTTTTCACTGAATCCGAAGATGACAGTATCGATAGAAATATGAGGAAGGTATAACTGATAGGCTTCTGTTGATCTTTCTAAAAGCTGTTGACGAGAGTTCATATTTATTTTTAATTCTTCTTGCTGAACAAAGTTAAGGTGATATTAAGGAAGTAGCAAATATTCAGGCTTTTTAGCATTACTTTTTGGTAACATATAATTTACAATTCCGGGTAAATAATGATCTTTTTATCATTTTATTTTGATTTTATTGATTATAATTTATTGATAATCAATATATTAGTATAATGTTAATATTTTTTTAACATTCATTTGCCTGTATCAAAAAAAGAATGTAATATTGAGTCGCTTCATTATGAAGCAACTAAAAATATCATGGGATGTCAAAAATTACAAGGATAAAATCCAGTTAGCTATTTGTTTAATTTTAAATCAGTTACCTATCTGAAATTCATCATTTCATTACACAATTCAAACAAAAAACAGATTAATTGATCATTATGAAAAACTCAAAACTCCGAATTTCCACTTTACTGCTTATGTTTTCTTGTGGAGCAGTATTTGGACAGCAAGCCGACAGCTTAGCTTTAAAGAAAAAAACGATCACTTCCTCCAAAGAAGACAACAACAGAAATGTGATGCTTAATGCTGCCAATAATACCAGCCCCCGCGATGTCAATATTGGTCTTCCTTCTACAGTAGGAGGAATAACAATTCTCGAAAATGATCTGCCAGTTGTTTATTTTTTCTGGCCCGAACTGCCCAATAAAACATGGAGGCAAAGTGTTGGACTGGAAAGAACGGGACTTTTAAAAATGGACCAGTTGGCCAATACGACAGGAGATCTTGGTTTTGCCGTCAATTCATATTCGCAGACAGGAACTAAAGATCTTAAGATCAAAGGCAAATTTACCACCAGTAATTTTGGCTGGTTACAGGGTGATGTCAATGTCTCAGGTCCTATTTCTAAAAATGGCTGGACGTATACCGCAGGAGCTTTTGCCAACTATGATCCAAGTACCTATAAATTAGGATTTGCAAGAAATGCTGATGAAACAAAAATTTTCAGAGCAGGGGTAACCAAGTATTTTAACGACAATAAAGGACAGATTACCGCACTTTACAAATATGCAGATTCGTATAGCATAACCAATTATGCTGTTTTCCAATACGGGGAAAACGGAAAAGTAACAGAGCTAGATAATTTCAAAATTGGAAGAGATTCTTATGTAGTAAGAGACGGACAGATGAAGGTCAAAGATATTCTTACAGGAAATTATTATTGGGCATCTATGAGTGGAGATGATAACAGGTCTAAATCTCATAACATTGATATTTTTGGTAATTATCTTTTGAACAACGGATGGAATTTCAAATTCTCAACAAGAGCGCATTTTTCAAAAGTGAAAATGTCCAATATGATTCCTTTAAGTATTTTCAATGCAGATTCTTCAGCAGGATATACTTTGGCTTCCAACGGCCAGGCTTATTCAGGGCAGGTAGGAACTACTTTAGGAATGTATACGCCGGAAACCCCGATTACCAGCATTGCAGGACGTTTTTCTCTGAACAAGCAGGTAGGAAATCATAATTTGACATTTGGAGCGTTGGAGCAATATTATCACGTCAACAAATATACGTCCAACCGTACTTTTTTCTTCCAGACTGTTGAACCGCAGCCTCAACGTTTGATCGGTCCGAATACTGATTCTGACGGTTTTTACAATTACAATGCAGGCGGAGAATACCATAGCGGAACAGAGAATAAATTTTCACTGTATGGTATTGATGAATGGAAAGTTACCGACAACTTTAATCTGAGCTATGGTTTACATTTGAGAAATCACATCATTGACGGAGAGTATTCTTTGACTCCAAGGACTATTGGTTTTAGTTTTACAGATCCGGGTCAGTTTAATCATATCAGTCAAAGTTTCTTCCAGATTGCAGGAAGTTTGAACGCAACTTACAACATTACCAAGAACTTCGGGGTTTTAGCCAACTTCCTGTACACAGAAGAAAACAGAAGACTGGAAAGTTATTCCCAGGCTTTTGAACCCAATACCAATAAAATTAAAAGCCCGTTGGGAGCATTTGGAGTTTTCTGGAATACCAACTGGATTCAGTTGATTTCCCAGGCTACCTATCTGAAGAAAAATAACAACCTTAACAGATATAATCTGGTAAATCCTGCAAATAGCTCTCAGGCGCAAACCACAACCGTTTATTATGATATTCAAACCCTGGGCTGGACCACGGATTTTGTTTTAAAACCATTCAAAGGATTCAATTTACATTACCTGGTTACTTTCCAGAATCCTGTGTATAAGAAATTTAATTTCAATGCATTCGGAAAAGATTATGACTATAACGACAACAATGTATTAGGCGTTGCTAAAGTTTTAATGGAAATCGATCCAAGTTATTCTATTGACAAGTGGAGATTCTGGGCGAGCTTCAGATATTTCTCCAAACAATACGCGAATCTTACCAATGCACTATATTTTGCACCGAGATGGGAAACTTTCGGGGGAGTAAGCTATACCGTAAACAAAAACATTAACATAGGTGCAACGGTGATCAACTTCCTGAACCAAAGAGGAGCCAGTGGAACCATCAATGGAGCTGAATTGATTACAGATGCAAGTCCGTATTACGGAAAACTGTTAACAGGAACGTACATTATGCCATTGACAGGTCAATTATCAGTAAACTTCAATTTCTAAAATATAAACAATGAAAAGGACGGTTTTAAATATTGCTGCATTATTTTTAGGAGTAACAGCATTTTCACAGAATATTCAGTTGGTGACGAATCCCAAAGGTCCTGTTTTAGGGTATTCTGCAGATTCAGGGGTGAAAATTCTTACAATTGGAGGAAATAAATTCAAAGATTTAAACAGAAACGGAAAGCTTGATCAATACGAAGACTGGAGACTTCCCGTTGACGAAAGAGCGAAAGATTTGGCTTCAAAAATGAGCGTCGAACAGATTGCAGGGTTAATGCTGTACAGCGGCCATCAGTCTGTCCCTGCGCCTGCAGACGGTTTCCGGGCAGGTAAATATAACGGAAAGCTGTATAGAGAAAGCGGGGCAAAAGCCTCGGACTTAACAGACCAGCAAAAGAAATTCTTAAAAGAAGATAACCTGCGCCATGTTTTGGTAACAACTGTTGAGTCTCCCGAAATTGCAGCCCAATGGAGCAACAATATCCAGGCTTATATTGAAGGTTTAGGATTGGGAATTCCAGCCAACAACAGTACAGACCCGAGACATTCTGCAACCGTAACGGCTGAGTTTAATGAAGGTGCAGGCGGGCAGATTTCACTTTGGCCGGATGGCCTGGCAATGGGTGCAACTTTTGATCCGGAACTGGTCAGGAAATTCGGAAATATTGCTGCTCAGGAATACAGAGCATTGGGAATTTCCACAGCTTTATCACCCCAAATCGACCTGGGAACAGAGCCTCGCTGGTACAGGATCGCTTACGTTTTTTCTGAAAGTCCGGAACTGACAGCTGATTTGGGGAGAGGGTATATTGATGGTTTCCAGACAACCATCGGAAGCAAAAACGGTTGGGGTAATAAAAGTGTGAATGCCATGGTAAAGCACTGGCCGGGAGGCGGCCCTGAAGAAGGCGGCCGTGATGGGCATTGGGCAATGGGGAAATTCGCGGTTTATCCGGGAAATAATTTCCAGAATCACGTAAAACCTTTTACCGAAGGTGCTTTCAAATTAAACGGAGGAACTAAAGAAGCTTCTGCGGTAATGCCGTATTATACAATCAGCTTTAATCAGGATACGAAAAACGGGGAGAATGTTGGGAACGGTTACAGCAAATATCTGATCACAGACTTACTTCGTGGGAAATACAAATACGATGGTGTGGTGTGTACCGACTGGCTGATTACCGCTGATGAACCCAAAACTCCGGGAGGATTTGCAGGAAAACCCTGGGGTGCTGAGAAATTATCCATTGCCGAACGTCACTACAAAGTGCTGGAAGCCGGCGTTGATCAATTCGGAGGCAATAATGATAAGGGACCAGTTTTGGAAGCCTATCAGATGGGAGTGAAAGAACATGGTGAAAAAGCTTATCGTGCAAAATTTGAACAGTCTGCCGTTCGTTTGCTGAGAAATTTCTTCAGAACAGGATTGTTTGAAAATCCTTACGTCAACATTGAAGAAACCAAAAAAATAGTTGGTAATCCTGAATTTATGAAAGCAGGGTATGAGGCTCAGGTAAAATCGATCGTGATGTTGAAAAATAAATCCAATATTCTTCCTATCAAAGAAAGAAAAACAGTTTACATTCCGAAGAGATATTCTCCGGCAACATTTAACTGGTGGGGAATTTACACGGCTCCTTCGCTGGATTATCCTGTTGACATCGAAAAAATCAAAAAACATTATAACGTAACCGAAGATCCCGCTAAAGCTGATTTCGCATTGGTTTTTGTGAAAAGTCCGCACAGTGAAGAAGGTGGTTACAGCGATATTGATGCTGCAGAAGGAGGAAACGGATATCTTCCGATTTCTCTTCAATACAAAACCTATACAGCAACTGAAGCCCGTGAGAAAAGTATTGCAGCAGGTGACCCGGTTGTAGCCCCGAATGTACACGACAGGACATTCAGA belongs to Chryseobacterium gleum and includes:
- a CDS encoding glycoside hydrolase family 3 protein; protein product: MKRTVLNIAALFLGVTAFSQNIQLVTNPKGPVLGYSADSGVKILTIGGNKFKDLNRNGKLDQYEDWRLPVDERAKDLASKMSVEQIAGLMLYSGHQSVPAPADGFRAGKYNGKLYRESGAKASDLTDQQKKFLKEDNLRHVLVTTVESPEIAAQWSNNIQAYIEGLGLGIPANNSTDPRHSATVTAEFNEGAGGQISLWPDGLAMGATFDPELVRKFGNIAAQEYRALGISTALSPQIDLGTEPRWYRIAYVFSESPELTADLGRGYIDGFQTTIGSKNGWGNKSVNAMVKHWPGGGPEEGGRDGHWAMGKFAVYPGNNFQNHVKPFTEGAFKLNGGTKEASAVMPYYTISFNQDTKNGENVGNGYSKYLITDLLRGKYKYDGVVCTDWLITADEPKTPGGFAGKPWGAEKLSIAERHYKVLEAGVDQFGGNNDKGPVLEAYQMGVKEHGEKAYRAKFEQSAVRLLRNFFRTGLFENPYVNIEETKKIVGNPEFMKAGYEAQVKSIVMLKNKSNILPIKERKTVYIPKRYSPATFNWWGIYTAPSLDYPVDIEKIKKHYNVTEDPAKADFALVFVKSPHSEEGGYSDIDAAEGGNGYLPISLQYKTYTATEAREKSIAAGDPVVAPNVHDRTFRNKTSTATNFTDLLTIENTYKAMNGKPVIVSVTASKPMVFNEFEKHADAILMNFNVSNQAVVDIVTGKYEPSGLLPLQMPANMATVEKQKEDVPYDMETHKDSEGHNYDFGYGMNWSGVIKDARTEKYKR
- a CDS encoding TetR family transcriptional regulator C-terminal domain-containing protein; protein product: MQEKSNNTKEKIVELYGDYLLKYGEKPKNIYLFAKENDFEEKEFYHYFAGFEQIEKEILNHLFIKSWQLSSEINFSDQLATKEKLLNVYYIFFENLTMNRSLVLLILGTDKFQKIKVLNSLRETHKEFISTLNFDKWEIIEKAKQDIQKLSEKTRYEALWLHLISSIEFWIKDTSPDFEKTDIFIEKTIDTGFTLMDNEPLKKVFDLGKFLWKEKFTIS
- a CDS encoding MaoC family dehydratase; the protein is MVIINSFEEYKAFEGKLIGVSDWHTIDQEQINKFADATLDHQWIHIDQEKAKKDCPFKSTIAHGYLTLSLIPYLWKQIADVRNVKMEINYGIENFRFGQPVLVNNHVQLQAYAKSICNLRGTVKVIVEAKLIIEGETKPAYVGDVLFLYHFNNSD
- a CDS encoding NUDIX hydrolase: MNSRQQLLERSTEAYQLYLPHISIDTVIFGFSENELKVLAIKMKFNKQWFLPGGYLKKEENIDDAAVRILSERAGVTDIFLEEFSVFGKNGRSEEVFSDYDDNLWHKQRFISIGYYALVNYHDVSPKADELSEEFEWLDVNNLDHYQITMDHKQIILKALLTLRERITYKPIGYNLLPEKFTMTELQRLYETILGRSLNRGNFYRKIKNLGILTKLDEQRKGGAHKAQDLYSFNQENYVKALENGVNSW
- a CDS encoding ABC1 kinase family protein, with product MKTLDKIPTGKIERTGSLLKAGAKVGVNYLKYYGNKITKDEEKARKILNENNATDIYDSLKELKGSALKVAQMLSMEKNILPVEYVEKFSLSQFSVPPLSGALVKKTFRKYFGKNPEDLFDAFSSESVNAASIGQVHTARKGHQKLAVKIQYPGVRESISSDLKMVRPIAMKMFNIKKEGSESYFQEVEDKLFEETDYNLELIRSQHFAEECSHLPNLKFPNYYPEYSCEKIITMDWMSGIHFSEFTGKNNSQDDLNKIGQTLWDFYMYQMHILKKVHADPHPGNFLISDNKEVLVIDFGCIKEIPEDFYIPYFELAKEENLKNPKIFREKLYALEILRQEDSSQEKEFFAQLFYELLELFTRPFNQEKFDFSDETFFREIADLGQRYTKASDIKGMNTNRGSRHFIYLNRTFFGLYNMMHDLKAKDVVINHYRNYLRP
- a CDS encoding TonB-dependent receptor, whose protein sequence is MKNSKLRISTLLLMFSCGAVFGQQADSLALKKKTITSSKEDNNRNVMLNAANNTSPRDVNIGLPSTVGGITILENDLPVVYFFWPELPNKTWRQSVGLERTGLLKMDQLANTTGDLGFAVNSYSQTGTKDLKIKGKFTTSNFGWLQGDVNVSGPISKNGWTYTAGAFANYDPSTYKLGFARNADETKIFRAGVTKYFNDNKGQITALYKYADSYSITNYAVFQYGENGKVTELDNFKIGRDSYVVRDGQMKVKDILTGNYYWASMSGDDNRSKSHNIDIFGNYLLNNGWNFKFSTRAHFSKVKMSNMIPLSIFNADSSAGYTLASNGQAYSGQVGTTLGMYTPETPITSIAGRFSLNKQVGNHNLTFGALEQYYHVNKYTSNRTFFFQTVEPQPQRLIGPNTDSDGFYNYNAGGEYHSGTENKFSLYGIDEWKVTDNFNLSYGLHLRNHIIDGEYSLTPRTIGFSFTDPGQFNHISQSFFQIAGSLNATYNITKNFGVLANFLYTEENRRLESYSQAFEPNTNKIKSPLGAFGVFWNTNWIQLISQATYLKKNNNLNRYNLVNPANSSQAQTTTVYYDIQTLGWTTDFVLKPFKGFNLHYLVTFQNPVYKKFNFNAFGKDYDYNDNNVLGVAKVLMEIDPSYSIDKWRFWASFRYFSKQYANLTNALYFAPRWETFGGVSYTVNKNINIGATVINFLNQRGASGTINGAELITDASPYYGKLLTGTYIMPLTGQLSVNFNF